A genomic region of Macadamia integrifolia cultivar HAES 741 unplaced genomic scaffold, SCU_Mint_v3 scaffold401, whole genome shotgun sequence contains the following coding sequences:
- the LOC122068456 gene encoding cysteine proteinase inhibitor A-like has translation MTGENIPIILEPGPELNGGTSSTVTGGIHEVKEFQNSVEIDELARFAVAEYSKKQNKIVEFDKVVNAKEQVVTGIIYYLTIEVVEDGKKVIYEAKVWVKPWMNFKEVLEFKLVSGSSA, from the exons ATGACGGGAGAGAATATTCCGATCATTTTGGAGCCGGGGCCAGAACTGAACGGTGGGACGTCGTCAACAGTCACCGGTGGGATTCATGAAGTTAAGGAGTTTCAGAACAGTGTAGAGATCGATGAACTCGCCCGTTTCGCGGTTGCTGAATACAGCAAGAAACaa AATAAGATTGTTGAGTTTGATAAGGTGGTGAATGCAAAGGAACAGGTGGTTACTGGTATTATTTACTATCTCACTATTGAGGTAGTTGAAGATGGTAAGAAGGTGATCTATGAAGCCAAAGTCTGGGTGAAACCATGGATGAACTTCAAGGAGGTGCTGGAGTTCAAGCTCGTTAGTGGTTCTTCAGCCTAG
- the LOC122068453 gene encoding cysteine proteinase inhibitor-like produces the protein MVLRLLFLCCLYVVILFSTHCELGCCNDDNLMNMNEGNIPIFLEPGPLILPNMEPMTGGAPKPGAVEAKTGGIHEVKGFQNSVETDELARFAIDEYNKKQNKVVEFGRVVNVKEQVVTGTIYYLTLEVVEGGKKTIYEAKVWVKPWMNFKELQEFKPSI, from the exons ATGGTTCTTCGTCTGTTGTTCTTATGTTGTCTATATGTTGTGATCCTCTTCTCTACGCATTGTGAATTAGGGTGTTGCAATGATGATAATCTGATGAATATgaatgaagggaatattccgaTATTTTTAGAGCCGGGGCCATTAATATTACCCAACATGGAGCCAATGACCGGTGGGGCACCAAAGCCCGGTGCTGTGGAGGCAAAGACTGGTGGAATTCATGAAGTTAAGGGGTTTCAGAACAGTGTTGAGACTGATGAACTTGCCCGTTTCGCAATTGATGAATACAATAAGAAACAA AATAAGGTTGTTGAGTTTGGTAGGGTGGTGAATGTGAAAGAACAAGTGGTAACTGGTACCATTTACTATCTTACTTTAGAGGTGGTTGAGGGAGGTAAGAAGACGATCTACGAAGCCAAAGTTTGGGTGAAGCCATGGATGAACTTCAAGGAGTTGCAAGAGTTCAAGCCATCAATTTAG